From a region of the Aythya fuligula isolate bAytFul2 chromosome 29, bAytFul2.pri, whole genome shotgun sequence genome:
- the ATP5F1B gene encoding ATP synthase subunit beta, mitochondrial, with amino-acid sequence MLGLAGRCAAAAAAAARPGLSRGAGPANGLLPLLLSRGAGPAAATGSRRRYAAQPAPAAKAGASTGRIVAVIGAVVDVQFDEGLPPILNALEVQGRETRLVLEVAQHLGENTVRTIAMDGTEGLVRGQKVLDSGAPIRIPVGPETLGRIMNVIGEPIDERGPITTKQFAAIHAEAPEFVEMSVEQEILVTGIKVVDLLAPYAKGGKIGLFGGAGVGKTVLIMELINNVAKAHGGYSVFAGVGERTREGNDLYHEMIESGVINLKDATSKVALVYGQMNEPPGARARVALTGLTVAEYFRDQEGQDVLLFIDNIFRFTQAGSEVSALLGRIPSAVGYQPTLATDMGTMQERITTTRKGSITSVQAIYVPADDLTDPAPATTFAHLDATTVLSRAIAELGIYPAVDPLDSTSRIMDPNIVGPEHYDVARGVQKILQDYKSLQDIIAILGMDELSEEDKLTVARARKIQRFLSQPFQVAEVFTGHMGKLVPLKETIKGFKQILAGEYDHLPEQAFYMVGPIEEAVAKAEKLAEEHA; translated from the exons ATGTTGGGGCTCGCGGGTCgctgcgccgccgccgccgccgccgccgcccggccggggctgagccgcggggccgggccggccaACGGCCTCCTGCCGCTGCTCCTCAGCCGCGGggccggcccggccgccgccacCGGCAGCC GCCGCCGCTATGCGGCCCagcccgcccccgccgccaaGGCCGGCGCCAGCACCGGGCGCATCGTGGCCGTCATCGGCGCCGTGGTGGACGTGCAGTTCGACGAGGGGCTGCCGCCCATCCTGAACGCCCtggaggtgcagggcagggagacccggctggtgctggaggtggcGCAGCACCTGG GGGAGAACACTGTGCGCACGATTGCCATGGACGGGACAGAAGGCCTGGTGAGGGGACAGAAGGTGCTGGACTCCGGCGCGCCCATCCGGATCCCCGTGGGCCCTGAGACCTTGGGCAGGATCATGAATGTCATCGGGGAGCCCATCGACGAGAGGGGTCCCATCACAACGAAACA GTTTGCTGCTATCCACGCCGAAGCCCCCGAGTTCGTGGAGATGAGCGTTGAGCAGGAGATCCTGGTGACGGGGATCAAGGTGGTGGACCTGCTGGCCCCCTACGCCAAGGGTGGCAAGATCG GTTTATTCGGAGGTGCTGGCGTCGGCAAGACTGTGCTGATCATGGAGCTGATCAACAACGTGGCCAAAGCTCACGGCGGTTACTCGGTGTTCGCTGGAGTCGGGGAGCGAACCCGGGAGGGCAACGACTTGTACCACGAGATGATCGAGTCCGGGGTCATCAACCTGAAAGACGCCACTTCCAAG GTCGCCCTGGTCTACGGGCAGATGAACGAGCCCCCGGGCGCCCGCGCCAGAGTGGCTCTGACTGGACTGACGGTGGCCGAGTACTTCAGGGACCAGGAGGGTCAGGACGTGCTGCTCTTCATCGACAACATCTTCCGCTTCACCCAGGCTGGCTCAGAG GTGTCAGCTCTGCTGGGGAGAATCCCCTCTGCCGTGGGCTACCAGCCCACACTGGCCACCGACATGGGCACCATGCAGGAGCGGATCACCACCACGCGCAAGGGCTCCATCACGTCGGTGCAG GCCATCTACGTGCCCGCCGATGACTTGACCGACCCCGCCCCCGCCACCACCTTCGCCCACTTGGACGCCACCACCGTGCTGTCCCGCGCCATCGCCGAGCTGGGCATCTACCCAGCCGTGGACCCGCTGGACTCCACCTCCCGCATCATGGACCCCAACATCGTGGGGCCCGAGCACTACGACGTGGCCCGGGGCGTGCAGAAGATCCTGCAG GACTACAAGTCCCTGCAGGACATCATCGCCATCCTGGGCATGGACGAGCTGTCGGAGGAGGACAAGCTGACGGTGGCGCGGGCGCGCAAGATCCAGCGCTTCTTGTCGCAGCCCTTCCAGGTGGCCGAGGTCTTCACCGGCCACATGGGCAAGCTGGTGCCGCTGAAGGAGACCATCAAGGGCTTCAAGCAGATCCTGGCAG gTGAATACGACCACCTCCCCGAGCAGGCCTTCTACATGGTGGGGCCCATCGAGGAGGCGGTGGCCAAGGCGGAGAAGCTGGCCGAAGAGCACGCGTGA
- the PTGES3 gene encoding prostaglandin E synthase 3 isoform X2 produces MQPASAKWYDRRDYVFIEFCVEDSKDVNVNFEKSKLTFSCLGGSDNFKHLNEIDLFNNIDPNESKHKRTDRSILCCLRKGESGQAWPRLTKERAKLNWLSVDFNNWKDWEDDSDEDMSNFDRFSEMMNNMGGDDDVDLPEVDGADDDSPDSDDEKMPDLE; encoded by the exons GCAGCCCGCTTCTGCGAAGTGGTACGACCGAAGGGACTACGTCTTTATTGAATTTTGCGTTGAAGACAGTAAAGACGTTAatgtaaattttgaaaaatccaAACTTACGTTCAG TTGTCTTGGAGGAAGTGATaactttaaacatttaaacGAAATCGACCTTTTTAATAATATTGATCCAAAT GAATCAAAGCATAAAAGAACAGACAGATCTATCTTGTGTTGTTTACGAAAAGGAGAATCTGGTCAGGCATGGCCAAGGCTAACGAAAGAGAGGGCAAAG CTCAACTGGCTCAGCGTGGATTTCAACAACTGGAAAGACTGGGAAGATGATTCAGATGAAGACATGTCCAATTTTGATCGCTTTTCCGAG ATGATGAACAACATGGGTGGAGATGACGACGTAGACCTACCAGAAGTAGATGGGGCAGATGAT gacTCACCAGACAGTGATGATGAAA aaATGCCAGATCTGGAGTAA
- the PTGES3 gene encoding prostaglandin E synthase 3 isoform X1, protein MRRHRAAGGAEQVGHGLTLPRRALHSPGEEETCLQQPASAKWYDRRDYVFIEFCVEDSKDVNVNFEKSKLTFSCLGGSDNFKHLNEIDLFNNIDPNESKHKRTDRSILCCLRKGESGQAWPRLTKERAKLNWLSVDFNNWKDWEDDSDEDMSNFDRFSEMMNNMGGDDDVDLPEVDGADDDSPDSDDEKMPDLE, encoded by the exons ATGaggaggcacagagcagccGGGGGGGCTGAGCAAGTTGGACATGGCCTCACCCTTCCTCGAAGAGCCTTGCATTCCCCAGGAGAAGAGGAAACTTGTCTCCA GCAGCCCGCTTCTGCGAAGTGGTACGACCGAAGGGACTACGTCTTTATTGAATTTTGCGTTGAAGACAGTAAAGACGTTAatgtaaattttgaaaaatccaAACTTACGTTCAG TTGTCTTGGAGGAAGTGATaactttaaacatttaaacGAAATCGACCTTTTTAATAATATTGATCCAAAT GAATCAAAGCATAAAAGAACAGACAGATCTATCTTGTGTTGTTTACGAAAAGGAGAATCTGGTCAGGCATGGCCAAGGCTAACGAAAGAGAGGGCAAAG CTCAACTGGCTCAGCGTGGATTTCAACAACTGGAAAGACTGGGAAGATGATTCAGATGAAGACATGTCCAATTTTGATCGCTTTTCCGAG ATGATGAACAACATGGGTGGAGATGACGACGTAGACCTACCAGAAGTAGATGGGGCAGATGAT gacTCACCAGACAGTGATGATGAAA aaATGCCAGATCTGGAGTAA